In the genome of Arachis stenosperma cultivar V10309 chromosome 6, arast.V10309.gnm1.PFL2, whole genome shotgun sequence, the window CCTCCAGCATCTCCTCCGGCAAGGTCCATCAGGTCGTCATCGAAGCCACCGCCGGCGACGGCGTCTTCAAACGAAAGCGCACGGCGGAGGTTAGGCGGGGGCTGGCGCACCAGGGAAGCAGAAGAAGGAGCTGCGGAAACGGCAGAGAAGGTGGAGagagaagaatgagaaggggaCGTGGGGGTTTTGACGTTGCAGTTATGTCCCTTCTTGGGGAGACCGCAGCGGCCGCAGTTGTAACTGCCGCGCTTCTTGCTGCGCTTTGCGTCCGCGGATGAGGCGTCGTATGCGGCAGATCCATCGGTGGGGGCGATGTGGGTTTGGGGGCGGAGGTGGTTCATTGGTGTGTGAAAGTGTTGGTTTTGGTTGGCAGAATGGAAAATGGAGGGAGGTGAGGGTAAAATATTAACACGTAGCGCGGGAGACTTGCCGCGCATTCTGGTTTTGTTTCCctcttgttttatgttttacttttttgtcttagtgtttgaaaattttattctGCAGCTTCTTTTGTCGCATGTCATAAGTTATCTATCTAATTATCTATTACTAATTTTACTATTGGGAAGTAGTGAGCAATAAGAAATACAAAAATGATGATTTAATAATAGTCTTCCTTCCAACTAAGTCTTAGAGTAATTTCTAAAATTCACCGcttgtaataaaattttttgatttttttattataccacacacaatttttaaattaaaaaaattacatttcattagccacatttttctttttttgttaaattattttttcatacAGTGAATTACCTAACACATCCTTTTCATATTAGATTAgacaaaataatattattttagttttaatattatatacttGATAAAATGACATCGATTAATTTTAATGGTCATATATTTTTCatgaagataagatattttgcgatttattaaaattaaatgtcATTGTTTCATCAAATATTTAAggtcaaaatttaaaattaaagcaATGATATTTTGTTTAGTCTAATATAAAAGAATATGTGTCCAATTACTCACAATATGACAAATAACTCTAGGAAAAAGAATAAGAATTAATATGGGgcaatttactaaaataaataatttagcTTCTAATTTTATcagaatatatattttgtaaaatgaattatcaaaatattttttttcataaattatgTAAACCACAACAAAAAACTCACAATTTACAAATAAACGTAAATCGCTATAGGAGTCTCGTTCGAAGCCAAACTGCATATAATCTGCGGTAGGGATGTCGCAATTTGTGTGTGAATTGCAAACGTCCCCGACCCTTTTTGCTTCTGTATCTCCATTTTCTTGTTCTGCATCACCATGATCACTATACCCCTGGTATTAGTATTGCTTGATTCTCCCGTCATGCTCCCCAATTCTCAGGTTATTCCATTTTATCTTTTTCGaccttttttagtattttgtttcaattttatcaaaatatcaatttttttggGCTTGTGAtgttgtatttatttattaaatttttttttctgggCTATGTCTTCTCTAACTATTGGCTCATTTCATTGGCTAAGTTCTATGTCATTTTATCAAGGAAATCTCAATGATGCTCCTGATTCTTACTTCAAGtttaagaataatttatttttatataatatcaaatatgaaataaattacaatcttaaaataattaattgcaTTTATCCAAGTCCCTTCCACTCTACGCCCCACATACTCGTTTGTGTACACGCGCCTAATATAACGTATATAACCTAATCCTTATTTTGCGTAATCAACCTTTCTCAACGTAAACCTTTCCATACAAAGTCAACCTTTTTCgcgttcttattcttcttcttcaacctaaTTAAATTCGTTGCTCTCCTTTATTCGTGTTTTTCTTCTTTGCATTATCGATTTGGATTGACTTCAACGTAATTACCTTCGtcgttcatcttcttcttcgttttcttcttcgatctgcACTTCTGAATTGAAACAATAAATGAATCAACTTCAAATCAGTTGAATGAGTGCGATTTGGATAATTCTTCTGAAACGTATCAATTTGATGAGGTTCGGACTATTGAATTTTGAATCTAATTCAATGGAATGAAATTGCTAATTTTATTTGAAGTGAATTGAATGGACTGATGTGATCTAtatctgaattgaattgaattgataatatgtAACTGTGAGTGTGAGTAACTGTGACTAACTCTAGTAATTGTGAGTAACTTTTCGGTTCGATAAGTACTAAATAGTTGATTCACCATGTGCATGTGTTTGGTTTGGTAAGCAGAAAGGAGTCTAAAAAAATTAGACGAATATATTCTGTTTTGTTCCCTAAACACTATATAATTGTTTCACCGTAATTAAGATTTCGGTTCACCATAAATAAGATTTCGGTTCATCGTGCAGACTAGCTGTGTTGTGGATGAAAAATTTATCCCAAAGGTGGGAATGATTTTCAAGACACTAGAAGAAGCTGGAAAGTTCTACTTCCAAACTTGTTGGTTTTTCTACCAAAATAAGGAACACGACTCGAGACGAAGACAAGATTAAGAATAAACTAATTGTATGTTCCAGAGAAGGGAGGTGGAAATCAAAGATATCTCCAACTTTGAAGGCAAACCCTTCAGTTAGGTTAAATTGTCCGGCCAGAATTTATGTACACATAATGAAGGATGTTGGTATTTGGACAATTTTCAAAGTTATTTTGAATCACTCACATCCTTGTTGTGCAGACTTGGCTGAGATGCTCAAACAACACAGGGAGCTTAGCATGTTCATGCATCGCACCATCGAAACCCACGAGGAAGCCGAAATCAGACCGAGTAAAACTTACCAATCATTTGTGGTAGCAGCTGGCAGCCACCGTGAACTAGGTTTTATAGAAAAAGACATCTGGAATTACATCACAAGGAAAGTACGGAATATTTCCGAAGAAGACGATGCCAAAGAATTTGGGAAGTACCTAGttagaatgaaagagaagaaccaAAATTTCTTCTTTGAACTCAACCTTAAAGGTGATCACTGCATTAAACATGCATTCTGGGCTGATGCAAGAAGCAGGGCTACATTTGATTATTTCAGAGAAGTGGTTTCATTTGACACCACCTATAACAGAAATAGATATTCGGTTCTTTCAAAACATATTTTGGGTGTTCAGTGAGTGTATATATTTCGGTTCACCACCTTGTGGTCGTTATTTATGCAGGTACAATTTGGTTTTAGGTTCTTTTGTTGCCGTGAATCACCACAGCCAGTCGACACTTCTTAGATGCACGCTGATGAAAAATGAGGATATCCAATCATTCAAATGGCTATTTGAGTGTTGGCTACGTTGCATGGGATGGAAGGCACCAAAACGTATTCTTACCGATCAATGCGCATCGATTCAAAGGGCAATTGAGCTGTGCATGCCAACAACAATTCACCGCTAGTGCATCTGGCACATTACAaagaagattccaagcaaattaaatGGTTACAAGGGACACAACAAAATTGAACAAAAGATGAGccatgttgtttggaactcGTACACAAAAGAAGCATTTGACAGAAAGTATGGCTTTGGAggcaacaagtggctttcaggtaattgtgatttcaattctaattatttttatgctcatatcttttttttccaAAGCATGCACTGTTTTCGGTTCACCAGACCTTATAGTTTCAGTTTGGTATATAGAGCTGTACGGGGATCGCCATATATAGATTCCGGTTTACTTGGATCACCACTTTTGGGCCGGAATGAGAAGCACGCAACGGAGCGAGAGTATGCATTCATTTTCAACAAGTTCATCACACGGAATAGATCCTTGAGACAATTTGTAAAGCAATACGACAATTGCCTAGCAAGCAGAGAGCAAGCGGAGAGAGAATTCGATGCTGCAGATTTTCACACGTGTGATACCGTGTGCAAAAAAATCAGCAATAGAGGCACAGTTTCAACATGTATATACCCATGAGAAGTTCAAGGAAGTTCAAGCTCAATTCAAAGGTAAAGTGAACTGTATCACAAGATCAATGCATTCCATCCTAGGTTTCACAACATGTGAAGTAATAGAGCAGGTTTCCAACTCCACATTCAATAAGTTTGTCGTCACCTTCGACGCAGTATCACGAGATGTAAAGTGTCATTGCTTGCTGTTTGAGTCTAGGGGCATATTGTGCCACCATTCCCTAAGTGTCTTAAGCTTTGAGCGAGTGGATAACGTGGCATCGAAATACATATTGAAACGTTGGAGCAAGAACATAAAGAGGAGGCAtacacacatcaagagcagccaaGATGAACCTCTACTGGAGCCAAGAAGTAAGAGATTTGATGAATTGGTATTTCGGTCACATAATATATGTGAATTTGCATCTGAGTTTGAAGAGTTGATCGGAATTTTGCACTGAGCATTTGACAAGGTCATGGAGGAGATGGAAGAATATCAAGGGAGAAGCAAAGAAAAAAGTTTGTTAACCCACGAAGAAGCGACATTAAGCAATGTGAATGACCTTCAAAGCCCACCACGTGTCAAAACAAGAGGTCGACCCAAGAACAGACTTGGATCAAACttggaaaaaaatattttaaatgccatgaagaaaaagaaaaagatagctCCAAGCAAGGTAAAATTGACTTGCTTTTGATTAGTTAAAAATTCAAATGTTCACTTTGTTAATACACAATTATGTCTTTTGTAGTTGAACCTTTTAGACTCCAGATCATCGATTCAGTCAAGCTCCACTCTTTACAATACACCAGATATGAATTATCCAAGAGAGGATTGTATaagttttagtttttattaatgtAAATTTTTGTTCACCCATGAGCAAATTTTGGTTCACCATGGTTATAGCAAGTTTAATTTCTGAATGTTGATAGTCTTTAATGAATAGTCACtttttttgttaaattctaTATTGATATATGAAGTTTTTCGATTCGTCTAGTCTATTAATTTCTAAGttgaataattagaatttgttttTTGTTTCATGGTTAAGAGTTCAGagttcagggtttagggtttcatggtttagggttttaggttttagattttagggtttatgggttCAGGGTTCAGTGTACAGGGGTTTAGTGTGTTTCAAACTTTTGGTTCGCCCCGTGTATTAATTTTGGTTCACCATGTTCATGGTTTaggggtttaggatttagggttcagggttcagggttttagcggtttagggtttacggtAGGGTtcaggatttagggtttagggtttagggtttagcatTCAGGGTTCAGAGTTCaaagtttagggtttagggtttagcatTCAGGGTTCAGAGTTCAGAGTTTAGGGTTCGGGTtcaaggtttagggtttaagttttaggggtttagggatttagggtttatgggttcagggttcagggttcagtgTTCAGGGTTCTggttttagtgtttagggtttagggtttagggttcagtGTGTTTCTACCTTTCGGTTCGCCCAGTGTATTCATTTCGGTTTACTATGTTCTTTTTGGAGTTCGAATGTATTAGTAATATAGTGATTGCAATCACTGAGAACCTGAAATAAAACAGCAGCCAGACAGTtccaacatatatataaattaacatCTCAGATGAGTAATCCATCTTGaatcaaatataaatattaacaaTTTATACATACATTGATATTAAGAATAGATATATACATTAACATTGACATATATACATTTGAAAGAAGCATTGTTTGCTTTTTTAACaagttaaacaaaatatatacaacTACTATATGCATTGTTTGATACATATATTGACATATATACATTTGAAGTaagcattttttgttttttaaacaagttaaacaaaatatttttaattacaacTATTATATGCTATTTTCTATCTAAATCGCCAGATGTGTATTTACAATAAGAGCTGGTGAGGAAAGCAGATGGCTTGGTGAGTCTTATTACTTCAGATTCCCAAATCACTTGGTCTCTGATTTTGTTCATTTCATGAAACAGAAGATTTGGACCATGTTGGTATCTGAACTCATCAATATCTTTCTACATTTCAATTGAAATGAATTCGTTACATAAGAAATAAACCCAAATGAAATAAGAACAATATCATTCAAAGCCCTAATCATACTGTAAAAATGCAATCAGAATAACTCTAAACCCTGAACACATTAAATATCAATTAAATCAAAATCACattaaataacaataaattttattcaaagcCCTAGTTATACTGTAAAAATGCAATCACAGTAAACCTAAGCCCTGAACAAATTAAAAGGAGGCCACCGAACCGAAAAATATTTACTTGGTGAATCAAAATTATAAGAGCCACCGAACCGAAAATTGTTTATGTGGTGAATAAATGGTGATCAAatttcaatcaacaagaatagtATTTCTGCATGGAAAAGAACTAGAACAGAGTAACAACCAACTTCAAAGCTCTAGTTACAATATCAACTTAACCGAgtgaaataagaaaagaaagaagttTATTAATTTAGAAAGTACTTACTTGTGTCCAAGCTTTATATTTATATCTCTTCccgctttttattttttgtggatATATTGTTTCGAGTCATTTCATCACGTATATTCCACAATCATAGCTAAGCAAGAATTGAGTATAATACGATCAATAGTATACAAAATAAATCAcattaaaaatagcactatAGAAGAGAAAGATTCTTACTTTGTACGTTGACCATTTAATTGGATATACTCTGCTTCCTCTCCCAGTCCATCCTCCATTAAGGGTTCCGCCCCAGCGTACACCCTCATCTGGGAAATTACTAAACCCTGAAAGAgacaaaaaaagtaaataaacagAACCAATAACAGTGAACCAAACTCCTCTCATGTACAgaataatttgaataatttacaAGAAAATAACTTACAACAAATTTGTTTAGTTGCTTTCTCGAATCAGCTATATTTTTCTGGCTCCTTGTTGATAGGGTCAAGGACATagaatttctttttgtttaaatCAGCAATCCACAACCACCAATGCCCTCCATTGCAAATTGGGACAAATAGCTGAAGTTTTGGAAAATTATAGAATATTTCAGTCGAAACAATAGCAAACAAGAGAATTATCAAAGAATTTTTAGATATTACAACTTACAAATGGATGCGATGCAGGTTTCCTTTTGTCAAGAAACTGACGGTGGTGGGCATACTGCTCAATATCAAACCTGTAGGCTTTGTTTGTCCTCTTATCAGTGTACTTCACGCCATGTGTTCCCAACATAAAATTCTGCAAAATGAACATCAGTTAAATCACATTTCTACTGAACCGAACACAAACCATATGCTGAATAAAACGTGAAAAACATTTAATCATCAAGAGAAAAGTTTTCTTAATGCAAAAGAACTCAACAGAAGACATAAGAATCAGGTGAACCAATATTAACATTCTGACTGAACCAAAAAGTAATCAGCAGTAAATAAGAAATTTAGCTAACCACAATATTCAGCGGCACAATGTATATTTGTTTCTGATACCGCTTAGTTTTTATTTCGTTGAGAATCATGCTGtgtattggtgcacgaaattgcaatcacacttttgcaatcccgcacaactaaccagcaagtgcactgggtcgtccaagtaataccttgcgtgagcaagggtcgatcccacggagattgtcggcttgaagcaagctatggttatcttgtaaatcttagtcaggatatcagaaattatcaggattgattgtaaaaagcaaaagaacatgaaatggttacttgtattgcagtaatggagaataggctggggttttggagatgcttcatcttctgaatctctgctttcctactgtcttcttcatcaaacacgcaaggctccttccagggcaagctgtatgtagggtttcaccgttgtcagtggctacctcccatcctctcattggaaatgttcaacgcaccctgtcacggcacggctatccatctgtcggttctcaatcaggccggaatagaatccagtgattcttttgcgtctgtcactaacgccccgccttcaggagtttgaagcacgtcacagtcattcagtcattgaatcctactcagaataccacagacaaggtttagacctttcggattctcttgaatgccgccatcagttctagcttataccacgaagattccgattaaagaatccaagagataactactcaatctaaggtagaacggaggtggttgtcaagcacacgttcatagttgagaatgatgatgattgttacggatcatcacattcatccggattaagaacaagtgttatcttagaatggaagcaagcatgattgaataagaaacagtagtaattgcattaatccatcaagacacagcagagctcctcacccccaaccatggggtttagagactcatgctgtggaaagtacacaagaaacgtgtaaaaaatgtcatgaggtcataaggtactgatacaatgtcaaaagatcctattaatagtaaactagtaatcctaaggtttacagaaatgagtaaatgacagaaaaatccaattccgggcccacttggtgtgtgtttgggctgagcaatgaagcattttcgtgtagagaccttttctggagttaaacgccagctttcatgccagtttgggcgtttaactccaagttttatgccagttccggcgtttaacgctggaatttctgtaggtgactttgaacgtcggtttgggccatcaaatcttgagcaaagtatggactatcatatattgctggaaagcccagaatgtctactttccaacgccgttgagagcgcgccaattgggcttctgtagctccagaaaatccacttcgagtgcagggaggtcagaatccaacaacatctgcagtccttttcagtctctgaatcagatttttgcttagaaccttcaatttcagccagaaaatacctgaaatcacagaaaaacacacaaactcatagtaaagtccagaaaagtgaattttaactaaaaactaataaaaatatactaaaaactaactaaaagatactaaaaatatactaaaagcaatgccaaaaagcgtatgaattatccgctcatcatgtatACAAACCACCTACAAGATAAAAATTTATGAGATATACTATATAAGAGTGTTTAGAAAAATCATTAATGTTAACGCAATTGGCAAAGGATTTACCGCCGCATGCACTTGTTCTCCGGGCATTAGAGACATAAAATATTCTCTTAATCCCTCGTAAAGTGCCTCATGTTTCAAGACAAATATTGCATCAAATTCATTGCTACgatattttgtttgttttacatGTGTCATCCAATGATAACACTTTTCAATCAGCTCGTTCgtgatttttgtctttttctgTGGGGTTTTGTAAACTTGAGCCGCTGGTAAGGTTGGTTCTGAAGATATTCCTTCAGCAAATTTTAATGCTGCTGTCACTCCAGCATCTACCACTGCCTCTGCCAGGATTTCAAGCTGTGAAACACTCTCTTGAGAGGGCTGACTTGGTTGAGATGCTGGTGGACTTATCCCAAGGCTAAAGTAAGGCCTTTCATCTTTCCTTTCCCTAGGTTGAGCAGCACTGCAGGAAGATAGATATTTAACAATGATATTAAACAAAATTCATATTATTCAATATAATGAACCGAAATCCAAACAAATagtgaacccaaatccaaactTACAATGAACCAAAATGATATTAAACAAAAATGATATTAAAGAAAAGCAAGTAACATACCTATCAAATGATGACAAGATTAGAGTTTCTTTTTCTGATTGCCGTGCCACCAGAGGTTCTAGGGATTGTTCTTCATCAGAAATTTGATAGACATCGGCATCCTTGAAAAACTCTTCAATAACAGAGCTTGTAAGAGACCCCGTAACACCCTGCTTTTTGGGTTCTGGAGGGCAGCTATAAGAAACAGAAGAGAGTCCAAAGTCAACAACACATTGAATTCATTTCTGGTTTCAAATGAACCATAATTAAACCATGTATAAGCAGTAAACGTTATCTATATTTATATAAGCAGTAAAACTTACACATCAACAGGTACTTCTTGTTTGGATTGTTTTGCTGTTAGTTCTTCACAGGGCTGTTGTTGCTATTCTAGAGGTCTGctgcattaaacagtaaatatTTCTATAATTATCTCAAACTATTATCATATTTAACAATGATATTTAACAGAAATTACATTAATCATTATAGTGAACCGAAATCCAAACTTATAGTGAACCTAAATCCAAACTTATAGTGAATCGAAATTATATTAAACAAAAGTGATATTAAAGAATTTTATGCTTACACATTAACAGGTGCTTCTTGTTCTGATTGTTGTTGCACCGGTGGTTCTTAGGCTTGTTGCTGTTGTTCTTTGGCAAGGTTATTGCATTAAATAGAAAACAGTTCAATAAcaactattaaaattaataaaaagaatttttatgTGAAACTTACTCTTCATTAGAAACTTCATACACATAGTCATCTTTGAATAAGTCATCAATTACAGAACTTGTAAGAGACACTGTAACACCCTGCTTTTCCTTGAAGAAACTTGAGGGCAGCTGTAATAAACAGAAGAGAGTCCAAAGACAAGAACACATTGAATTCATTTTTGGTTTTAAATGAACCATAATTAAACCATGTATAAGCAATAAACATTGAAGATTCATGTGgtgaataaatatttattaacttACTCATTATTAGAAGTTTGTTGTGTTTCTTTTGTGGAGGGACATAGATGAAGTCATCCTTCATCAACTCTTCCTGAATTGAACTTGGAAGAGACAATGCAAGAGGAGGTTTAAGAAATGTAAACAAGGATAAAGTTAATGttgaataattagaatttgttttgaaaaatagGAATTTTCACATTGAAAAACTCACACTTCCAAAGCTTGAGAACGAGTTTGTTCTTGAAACTCAACGATTTATAGGTCAGAATCAGGTGTAGCTTTAGTGACATTTAAACAGAATTTTCTTGTGATTAATTAaacaataattattaattaaatataaaagagtaacataaatatttttaacttacACTGGTGGAGTTTTAAGAGTCTTTCTTGGgaagattttcttttttctaaaatatttgacCCTGCTTTCCGGGGtatttttcctaaaaaaaaagataacaaattaaaattagaaactAAGATTAAAAGCAGAGGTCTAGAAAcacattaaatttatttttgggcAACCACCAAACCGAAAATATAATATGCATTGAACCAATTTACCTCGTATTGCTCGACGCATTTACAGAAGGTGTAGAGCTTCCTTGAGTCTATAAGAGTTTGCTCACTATCCATATTTACAGTCGGCACTCTAAGcaagataaataaatattagtaaTTGAATCTAGAGGAATTAGAAAAGGTTGTAGCAAAAGTAAGCAAAGTAAGAAAAAGAATTTGGGAATAATAAACTGAATCTTACGTCTGAGAGAATTCATTTTGTGCCTGTGGAGAGTCAAACTGATCCGGAGCAATGTTTGCTGACTGAGCTCTAtcatttcttttatttgatattttttctCTTATCATTTCCAATGCTCGCTTTCTTCTTTCCGCAAcattgtcttttgcttgttcaGTTCTGAAAGTTCACAAAATAAGTATCAAAGAATCTAGAACGTAAGTatcaacaaaagaaaatatgattCGAGAAACTTACCCTTATGAGATTGGGCTGGTGTTTTTGCCACCATTTTCGGTTGTTTTTTTTATTACGGATGTTTTCTCGATTTCAGTTTCTCTGTAAAATAGATAAACACATTGAATTTATACCAGAGACAAGACACTAATAATGAAGTCAACAAAACTCACAGACACAACCGAACCGAAATAAATTAAAGTGATAAACCGAAAATTAGAATCCACCGAACCAAAAATAAATCATTTGCTGAACAAAACGTGATATATATGCAATCAACAAAACATCTCACAGAAATT includes:
- the LOC130933814 gene encoding protein FAR-RED IMPAIRED RESPONSE 1-like — protein: MKDVGIWTIFKVILNHSHPCCADLAEMLKQHRELSMFMHRTIETHEEAEIRPSKTYQSFVVAAGSHRELGFIEKDIWNYITRKVRNISEEDDAKEFGKYLVRMKEKNQNFFFELNLKGDHCIKHAFWADARSRATFDYFREVVSFDTTYNRNRYSVLSKHILGVQYNLVLGSFVAVNHHSQSTLLRCTLMKNEDIQSFKWLFECWLRCMGWKAPKRILTDQCASIQRAIELCMPTTIHR